In one Spirosoma rigui genomic region, the following are encoded:
- a CDS encoding SusC/RagA family TonB-linked outer membrane protein codes for MQKAFAGFFTLLAMVLLLGNQAAWAQERTVTGKVTDATGSALPGVSIQVKGTTRGANTNADGAYSLAGVADNATLVFSFIGYTTQEVVVGNRATVDVQLADDTKALQEVVVVGYGTQKQKDITGGIVALGPKDFNKGVIASPEQLLQGRAAGVQITPSSGEPGAGINIQIRGSTSVRSNSNPLYVIDGVPLDGGDVSAGGQDFGGGTTSARNPLNFLNPNDIENISVLKDASSAAIYGSRGANGVVLITTKRGKAGTQQVNLSASTSISSPLRRYDLLNGPEFVAGVVAAGGDRAAVDRGANTDWQKEVFRTSISQNYNLSFGGGNQDTRYLFSVGYSDQQGIIKKAALQRLVGRINASHELFNDKVVLDLSLTTSGIKDTYVLNTDNAGAQGNLIGAMIQANPSNPVRNPDGSFYYAPPVTNADGTVTYPRNSGDYRNPAAILDLIDDTGNTNRTLASVSGTWRILDGLSAKINFGLDASSAVRRTSIDPNLGGFNDTFNRGRAYIQNRYRTSRLIEYTLNYGKTVGPGVLDAVAGFSYQKFENRGDFVRAEFFTTNRIPLVDNIDGVNNNDNKAFLGGSDRSQNELQSYFGRVNYNIADRYILTGTLRVDGSSRFGANNKYGYFPSVGAAWRLSNESFIPKNVFDDLKLRLNYGITGSQDFQGGASRVLFTANTDGSLTQNNNPNPNLRWEQTTQYGAGIDFTVLKGRLSGTIDYFYKSTTDLLFQVRYAQPAAVTYRFINLPGNVINNGVELGVAFQAVQKAKFGWEILANATFLKNTIKNFGSTNINTGAISGQGLSGAYAQTFRDGNSIFSFNLPTFTGFGTTSDGIQNVATYANNGLATIVGNPIPKYNLGLTNNFTFGKLSASIFFNGQFGAYIYNNTANALFLKGILRNGRNVTRDVAASAENPLNVGSPSTRFLEKIDFVRLSNANIGYTFDLPQGGFAKSLRVSLTGQNLLLFTGYTGLDPEVNTNKSIDGVPSRGIDYTAFPTPRTFTLGLNVGF; via the coding sequence GTGCAAAAAGCGTTCGCAGGCTTTTTTACATTGCTGGCCATGGTATTGCTTCTGGGCAATCAGGCTGCCTGGGCTCAGGAGCGTACCGTAACCGGAAAAGTCACGGATGCCACTGGATCTGCTTTGCCAGGAGTAAGTATTCAGGTGAAAGGAACCACACGGGGCGCTAACACAAATGCCGACGGTGCTTACTCGCTGGCTGGTGTTGCCGACAATGCAACGCTGGTGTTTAGCTTTATCGGGTATACCACGCAAGAAGTTGTCGTTGGAAACCGCGCTACGGTCGATGTTCAGCTGGCCGATGATACGAAAGCGTTGCAGGAAGTCGTCGTTGTCGGCTACGGTACGCAGAAGCAAAAAGACATTACAGGTGGTATTGTTGCGCTCGGACCAAAGGACTTTAACAAAGGCGTTATCGCATCGCCTGAGCAACTGCTGCAGGGCCGTGCCGCTGGGGTACAGATTACACCATCGAGCGGTGAGCCAGGAGCGGGTATCAATATCCAGATCCGCGGCTCTACGTCGGTTCGTAGTAACAGTAATCCACTCTACGTTATCGATGGCGTTCCCCTCGATGGTGGTGATGTGAGCGCGGGCGGTCAGGATTTTGGTGGTGGTACGACATCCGCTCGTAACCCCCTTAACTTCCTCAACCCAAATGATATCGAAAATATTTCGGTGTTGAAAGACGCATCGTCGGCCGCTATTTACGGTTCGCGGGGTGCTAACGGCGTCGTTCTTATCACGACCAAGCGGGGTAAAGCAGGTACGCAGCAGGTTAACCTGTCGGCATCAACGAGCATCTCGTCGCCCCTGCGCCGGTACGATCTGTTGAACGGACCTGAGTTTGTAGCGGGGGTAGTAGCCGCTGGTGGCGATCGCGCAGCGGTTGACCGGGGTGCCAATACAGACTGGCAGAAAGAAGTGTTCCGGACAAGTATCTCACAAAACTACAACCTGAGTTTCGGTGGTGGTAACCAGGACACGCGTTACCTGTTCTCGGTGGGCTACAGCGATCAGCAGGGTATCATCAAGAAAGCTGCTTTGCAGCGCCTGGTAGGTCGTATCAACGCCAGCCACGAACTGTTCAACGACAAAGTTGTGCTGGACTTGTCGCTCACAACGTCGGGTATCAAAGACACCTACGTTCTGAATACCGACAATGCCGGTGCGCAGGGTAACCTGATCGGTGCCATGATTCAGGCTAACCCGAGTAACCCCGTCCGCAATCCGGATGGATCATTCTACTACGCTCCGCCTGTCACGAATGCTGATGGTACCGTAACATATCCCCGCAACAGCGGTGACTATCGTAACCCGGCCGCTATTCTGGATTTGATCGATGATACCGGTAACACTAACCGGACACTGGCCAGCGTATCGGGTACCTGGCGTATCCTCGACGGTCTGTCGGCAAAGATTAACTTTGGTCTTGATGCTTCGTCAGCTGTTCGCCGGACGAGCATTGACCCGAATCTGGGTGGTTTCAACGATACTTTCAACCGCGGACGTGCCTATATCCAGAACCGGTACCGTACGTCGCGTCTGATCGAATACACGCTGAATTACGGTAAGACGGTTGGTCCCGGTGTCTTAGACGCGGTAGCGGGTTTCTCTTACCAGAAGTTTGAAAACCGGGGTGACTTTGTCCGGGCCGAGTTCTTTACCACGAATCGTATTCCTCTGGTTGATAACATCGACGGGGTGAACAACAACGACAACAAAGCGTTCCTGGGCGGCTCTGACCGTAGCCAGAACGAACTGCAGTCGTATTTCGGTCGGGTGAACTACAACATCGCTGACCGGTATATTCTGACTGGTACGCTGCGGGTCGATGGTTCGTCGCGTTTCGGGGCAAACAACAAATACGGTTACTTCCCATCGGTAGGGGCAGCCTGGCGTTTGTCGAATGAAAGCTTCATTCCGAAAAATGTATTCGACGATCTGAAGCTGCGCCTGAACTACGGTATTACGGGTAGCCAGGATTTTCAGGGTGGTGCATCACGCGTGCTGTTCACGGCTAACACCGACGGTTCGCTGACGCAGAACAACAACCCAAACCCGAACCTGCGCTGGGAGCAAACCACCCAGTATGGTGCCGGTATTGATTTCACGGTGCTGAAAGGCCGTTTGTCGGGTACGATTGATTACTTCTATAAATCAACGACCGACCTGCTGTTCCAGGTTCGTTACGCGCAGCCTGCTGCTGTTACTTACCGGTTTATCAACCTGCCAGGCAACGTAATAAACAATGGTGTTGAATTGGGCGTGGCGTTCCAGGCAGTTCAGAAGGCTAAGTTTGGCTGGGAAATTCTGGCTAACGCAACTTTCCTGAAAAACACTATCAAGAACTTCGGCAGTACCAACATCAACACGGGCGCTATCAGCGGTCAGGGTCTGTCGGGCGCTTACGCGCAGACGTTCCGCGATGGGAACTCTATCTTCTCGTTCAACCTGCCAACGTTCACGGGCTTTGGTACAACGTCGGATGGAATTCAGAATGTGGCTACCTATGCCAACAATGGCCTCGCCACGATCGTGGGTAATCCGATTCCGAAGTACAACCTGGGTCTGACCAACAACTTTACGTTCGGTAAACTGTCGGCCAGCATTTTCTTCAACGGTCAGTTTGGTGCGTATATCTACAATAACACGGCCAACGCCCTGTTCCTGAAAGGTATTCTGCGGAATGGCCGGAACGTAACGAGAGACGTAGCTGCCAGCGCCGAAAATCCGCTGAACGTAGGTTCGCCATCGACGCGTTTCCTGGAGAAGATCGATTTCGTTCGTTTGTCCAATGCTAACATCGGCTATACGTTCGACCTCCCACAGGGTGGATTTGCCAAGAGCCTGCGCGTATCGCTGACGGGCCAGAACCTGCTGCTCTTCACGGGATATACCGGTCTTGACCCCGAAGTGAATACCAACAAAAGTATCGATGGTGTTCCTTCACGTGGTATCGACTACACGGCGTTTCCAACACCCCGTACATTTACACTGGGTCTGAACGTTGGATTCTAA
- a CDS encoding RagB/SusD family nutrient uptake outer membrane protein — MKTIRFKSLGLPLATLLLAAASCTNLEDKVLDGISSDSGLASDVQLDPTAALRGVYTSLNGLADQGGVYALEEHPSDEMMGPTRGTDWDDFGVWRKLHQHTWDPSHEQVANAWDAMNSAVFRATQVVSAPNASARVKAEAQFLRAFFMHYVVDLYGQVPFREVTDNLEANPKVFTRSEATDFIIKDLEAAEAVLPYGAATAASKGAAQFLLAKMYLNKAVYKNDPTKPAGPFTFAKADMDKAIQYINALKAGGGYSLQPKGAYFDNFHWENRSRSKELIFTINKPQGTDVGSVRNRYYMTLHYSQPPSGWNGFTTLADFYNSFDKADERLGKAIPGVTDVIGVRAGFLAGQQTDAKGQPLKERGGAPLIFTPDININYATEAKGIRVIKYLPQPGNFDNIGTDYIFFRYADALLMKAEAIARGGTDPTGETAASIVNGLRAIRGVAAKTPIDDKAILAERGFELYWEGVRRTDQIRFGTFNAPVDQRSQASPESRALFPIPQRAIDSNPNLKQNAGY; from the coding sequence ATGAAGACGATAAGGTTCAAGTCGCTTGGTTTGCCCCTTGCTACGCTGCTTCTGGCAGCGGCAAGTTGTACGAACCTGGAAGACAAGGTTCTTGATGGCATATCTTCCGATTCCGGGCTGGCGAGTGATGTGCAGCTCGACCCGACCGCTGCCCTGCGTGGTGTATACACATCACTGAACGGCCTGGCCGATCAGGGTGGTGTTTACGCGCTGGAAGAGCACCCATCGGATGAAATGATGGGCCCCACCCGGGGTACTGACTGGGATGACTTCGGTGTCTGGCGTAAGCTGCACCAGCATACCTGGGATCCCTCGCACGAACAGGTAGCCAATGCCTGGGATGCAATGAACTCTGCCGTATTCCGGGCCACACAGGTTGTATCGGCCCCGAATGCTTCAGCGCGGGTTAAAGCAGAAGCGCAGTTCCTGCGTGCCTTCTTTATGCACTATGTGGTTGATCTCTATGGGCAGGTGCCCTTCCGTGAGGTAACCGACAATCTGGAGGCTAACCCTAAGGTATTTACCCGGTCGGAGGCTACTGATTTCATCATTAAGGATCTGGAAGCGGCCGAAGCTGTTCTTCCGTATGGTGCTGCAACGGCGGCATCTAAAGGAGCTGCTCAGTTCCTGCTGGCGAAGATGTATCTGAACAAGGCCGTTTATAAAAACGACCCTACCAAGCCAGCCGGTCCGTTTACTTTCGCCAAAGCGGATATGGACAAGGCCATTCAGTACATCAATGCGCTGAAAGCGGGTGGTGGATATAGCCTGCAACCTAAAGGGGCTTACTTCGATAACTTCCACTGGGAGAACCGGAGCCGCTCGAAAGAGCTGATCTTTACGATCAACAAGCCACAGGGTACCGACGTAGGTAGTGTTCGGAACCGGTATTACATGACGCTGCACTACAGCCAGCCGCCAAGCGGATGGAACGGCTTTACAACACTGGCTGATTTCTACAACAGCTTCGACAAAGCCGATGAGCGGTTGGGCAAGGCAATTCCCGGTGTAACGGATGTAATCGGTGTGAGAGCCGGCTTCCTGGCCGGTCAGCAAACGGATGCGAAAGGTCAGCCGCTGAAAGAGCGTGGTGGCGCTCCCCTGATTTTCACGCCGGACATCAACATCAACTACGCAACCGAAGCCAAAGGTATTCGGGTTATCAAGTACCTGCCACAACCCGGCAACTTCGATAACATCGGTACCGACTATATCTTCTTCCGGTATGCTGATGCACTGCTGATGAAAGCCGAAGCAATCGCGCGGGGTGGTACTGATCCGACCGGTGAAACGGCCGCTTCGATCGTGAACGGCCTGCGGGCGATTCGCGGTGTAGCCGCTAAAACGCCGATCGACGATAAAGCTATTCTGGCTGAGCGCGGTTTTGAGTTGTATTGGGAAGGTGTGCGCCGGACCGACCAGATTCGTTTTGGTACGTTCAACGCTCCGGTTGATCAACGGTCGCAGGCATCGCCTGAAAGCCGGGCCCTGTTCCCGATCCCCCAGCGGGCTATCGATTCAAACCCGAACCTGAAGCAGAACGCCGGTTACTAA
- a CDS encoding VCBS repeat-containing protein, producing the protein MKPYLACLYCLFLLACSEKPPLFEKTNPNTTGVTFVNQLQETEQENVLAFEYFYNGGGVAAGDLNNDGLTDLIFTGNQSANKLYVNKGELSFTEASAKAGIAGRAGGWKTGVTLADVNADGWLDIYICYSGLRPDSLRRNQLFINNHNLTFTDRAPEYGLADAGYGVQATFFDYDRDGDLDCFLINHNLKNYQRKEAAVMRYERDANAGDKLFRNEGGHYVDVSEAAGIRGNALGFGLSCAVSDINGDGWPDIYVTNDFVEDDYCYINQQGINPAGPAFRDELRERVDHTSYSAMGADVADLNNDARPDIMTLDMMPESNARQKTLPWPDNWNVYQAQLQNGFWHQNMRNMLQIQQPNGQFAEVGQLAGVSATDWSWGVVLADFDLDGFKDVFISNGILRDFTNADFIKFSDEAELTGRPVLEQIRQMPSTPTRNYIFRNNQDLTFTNEQVGWGFGEPTVSNGCAYADLDNDGDLEIITNNLNETARIYRNTSRETAEAAYLSINLKGATANPFGIGASVTVITGDQRQKQEYYPTRGFESCSHGRMVFGLGNDAKPVQVRIDWPDGRTQTLGGVAVNQVLTIDYKQSTPGSPTQPLVAAKTLFSTATGPDFVHRIDSTNSFDRQILLPMQYTATGPRMATGDVNADGQDDVFICGSARQAGGLFVRQSTGAFSQQPLPGLGGSANADAVLADFNGDKQVDLYVVNGGYAVNEPTLKQDQLWLNVNGSFVPRTLPQESENGSCVKVIDVDRDGDLDLFVGGFVKPFRFPADDESFLLINDGKANFTRQMLGRLGMVSDAAVLDIDADGWSDLVLVGEWMPVTVLLNQQGKFSAEHQTVYESLAGWWNRIEKADLDGDGDADLILGNLGLNTPVKASEELPATLTYDDFDLNGTLDFFMSYAVQGTVYPAYSRDELCEQVPTLRKRFTTYKAYADASLTNCFDAQQLKQAKSKRITELQTIVLENKSGTLVPHALPLPAQAAPVYAILTDDFDRNGTTDLLLMGNNSRMRLRIGKIDANHGLVLSNKGNWEFTEVSPEKTGLYVRGDVRDIKKAGNQLIVGVNGQQALTFSGPAGKPARKTRNQ; encoded by the coding sequence ATGAAACCGTACCTTGCCTGCTTGTACTGCCTCTTCCTGCTTGCCTGCTCGGAGAAGCCTCCTCTTTTCGAAAAAACGAACCCGAACACAACGGGCGTCACTTTCGTAAACCAGCTTCAGGAAACCGAACAGGAGAATGTACTGGCCTTTGAATATTTCTACAATGGTGGGGGCGTAGCCGCCGGCGATCTCAACAACGACGGGCTGACCGACTTGATCTTCACCGGTAATCAGTCGGCAAACAAGCTATACGTCAACAAAGGTGAACTTTCATTCACGGAAGCTTCGGCGAAAGCGGGTATTGCTGGCCGGGCGGGGGGGTGGAAAACCGGTGTTACCCTGGCCGATGTCAATGCCGATGGCTGGCTCGATATCTACATCTGTTATTCGGGATTGCGTCCCGATTCGCTGCGCCGAAACCAGCTCTTTATCAACAATCATAACCTCACCTTTACCGACCGGGCACCGGAGTACGGCCTGGCCGATGCAGGCTATGGCGTGCAGGCTACCTTCTTCGACTACGACCGCGACGGGGATCTGGACTGCTTTCTGATCAACCATAACCTGAAGAACTACCAGCGGAAAGAAGCGGCTGTGATGCGGTACGAACGCGATGCCAACGCAGGCGACAAATTATTCCGGAATGAAGGGGGCCACTACGTTGATGTGTCGGAGGCTGCCGGTATTCGCGGTAACGCCCTTGGTTTCGGGCTGAGCTGCGCCGTGTCGGATATCAATGGGGATGGCTGGCCCGACATCTACGTGACCAATGACTTCGTTGAGGACGACTACTGCTACATTAACCAGCAGGGAATAAACCCGGCTGGTCCGGCCTTTCGGGACGAACTCCGCGAGCGGGTCGACCACACGTCTTACTCGGCCATGGGAGCCGACGTGGCCGATCTGAACAATGATGCCCGCCCGGATATTATGACGCTCGACATGATGCCGGAAAGTAACGCCCGGCAGAAAACCTTACCCTGGCCCGACAACTGGAACGTATACCAGGCTCAGTTGCAGAACGGCTTCTGGCATCAGAACATGCGTAATATGCTGCAGATTCAGCAGCCGAACGGGCAGTTTGCCGAAGTGGGGCAACTGGCAGGCGTGTCGGCTACCGACTGGAGTTGGGGTGTTGTCCTGGCCGATTTTGATCTGGATGGATTTAAAGATGTGTTCATAAGCAACGGTATACTGCGCGACTTCACCAACGCCGATTTTATCAAGTTCTCCGACGAAGCGGAGCTGACCGGACGGCCCGTGCTGGAGCAGATTCGACAGATGCCGTCGACTCCCACCCGAAACTATATATTCCGGAACAACCAAGACCTGACCTTTACCAACGAACAGGTGGGCTGGGGGTTTGGTGAACCTACCGTATCGAATGGCTGCGCGTATGCCGATCTGGATAACGATGGAGATCTGGAAATTATCACCAACAACCTCAACGAGACGGCACGTATCTACCGTAATACAAGCCGTGAAACGGCAGAAGCGGCTTACCTGAGCATTAACCTGAAGGGAGCAACCGCCAACCCGTTCGGGATTGGCGCCAGTGTAACCGTTATCACCGGTGACCAGCGGCAGAAGCAGGAATATTATCCCACGCGGGGATTTGAGTCATGCAGCCATGGGAGAATGGTATTTGGACTGGGCAACGACGCTAAGCCGGTGCAGGTCCGCATTGACTGGCCAGATGGTCGAACACAGACGCTTGGCGGTGTAGCGGTGAATCAGGTGCTCACCATCGACTATAAACAGTCAACACCCGGATCACCGACCCAACCGCTGGTGGCGGCTAAGACGCTGTTCAGCACGGCAACGGGGCCTGACTTTGTGCATCGGATTGACTCAACAAATAGTTTTGACCGGCAGATTTTGCTACCCATGCAGTATACCGCTACCGGACCCCGAATGGCGACTGGTGACGTGAATGCCGACGGGCAGGACGATGTGTTTATTTGCGGCAGTGCCCGGCAGGCGGGTGGGTTATTTGTACGGCAATCAACGGGCGCGTTCAGTCAGCAGCCACTGCCCGGTTTGGGCGGATCGGCCAATGCCGATGCGGTGCTGGCCGATTTCAACGGGGATAAGCAAGTCGACCTGTACGTCGTGAACGGTGGATACGCAGTGAATGAACCGACGCTGAAACAAGACCAGCTCTGGCTGAACGTAAACGGTAGTTTTGTGCCCAGAACACTACCGCAGGAGAGCGAAAATGGCAGTTGTGTCAAGGTAATCGACGTTGACCGCGACGGCGACCTGGATTTATTCGTGGGTGGCTTTGTGAAACCATTTCGTTTTCCGGCCGATGACGAAAGCTTCCTGCTGATCAACGACGGTAAAGCCAATTTCACCCGGCAAATGCTGGGCCGCCTGGGCATGGTGTCGGATGCGGCCGTACTGGATATCGATGCCGATGGCTGGTCTGATCTGGTACTAGTAGGGGAGTGGATGCCCGTAACAGTTCTGCTTAATCAGCAAGGGAAATTCTCTGCTGAACACCAGACTGTCTACGAAAGTCTGGCGGGCTGGTGGAACCGCATCGAAAAGGCGGATCTCGACGGTGATGGAGATGCGGACCTTATTCTAGGCAATCTGGGGCTGAATACACCCGTGAAGGCCAGTGAGGAACTACCTGCTACGCTTACCTACGACGACTTCGACCTGAACGGTACGCTCGACTTTTTTATGAGCTATGCCGTGCAGGGGACTGTGTATCCCGCCTATTCGCGTGATGAGCTATGTGAGCAGGTGCCAACGCTGCGGAAACGGTTCACGACCTACAAAGCGTATGCCGATGCGTCACTGACGAACTGCTTCGACGCCCAGCAGCTCAAACAAGCCAAGTCCAAACGCATCACCGAGCTGCAAACGATCGTTTTAGAGAACAAGTCGGGGACGCTGGTGCCGCATGCGCTGCCCCTCCCGGCGCAGGCCGCCCCGGTTTACGCCATCCTGACCGACGATTTTGACCGGAACGGTACAACGGATCTGCTCCTGATGGGCAATAACTCACGAATGCGGCTGCGCATTGGCAAGATCGATGCTAACCACGGGCTGGTGCTTAGCAATAAGGGTAACTGGGAATTTACGGAGGTATCGCCCGAAAAAACGGGCTTGTATGTGCGGGGCGACGTACGGGACATCAAAAAAGCGGGTAATCAATTAATCGTTGGAGTGAATGGCCAGCAAGCGCTGACCTTTAGCGGCCCCGCTGGTAAACCAGCACGAAAGACTAGAAATCAATGA
- a CDS encoding VCBS repeat-containing protein, translating to MNKKIGLMVLGIWGLWSCSNDPDPLFDSLPATETGVDFVNRSLDKKDFNIFNYRNFYNGGGVAIGDVNNDGLPDLFLTSNFEANKLYLNRTRPGEGIKFEDVTEKAGILGKKFWSTGVTFADVNGDGRLDIYVCNSGSRDGRGNQLYMNQGVRNGIPVFAEKAAAYGLVDGGFSTHAAFFDYDRDGDLDMYLLNNSFTPMDRLGFANMRDTRDKLGGDKLFRNEGPDKPFTDVSAEAGIYGSLIGFGLGITIGDVNNDNWPDIYISNDFYERDYLYINQKNGTFKEDIENQMGHTSLASMGADIADVNNDGNLDIFVTDMLPDDDYRLKTTTSFDSYETNQLKESRDFFFQDSRNMLHLNNGNGTFSEIGRMAGTSATDWSWGALLFDMDMDGRKDVFVANGILKDLTDQDYVAFLADNPDLQSMIEGTKKFDYKEYVNKMGSSPLPNYAFRNTGNGMQYENKAAEWGLGEPSFSNGSAYGDLDNDGDLDLVVNNNNAAVSIYRNTSVDKRKKNFLRVKLNGSGRNPNAIGAKVYVYRKGADGKPETQYLQQMPNRGFESSVDLTMVFGLGDSPAIDSLTVIWPTDSKQVIRTPKANTTLTLVEKNADQTATFTDDAPLANRLFTDVTGPMRLNYEHKENDFVDYNRDGMLKQMLSREGPALAVGDVNGDGLDDVFLGGAANMPRSLYIQQASGVFVAQKQPFLLDALYSEDVAATFFDADGDKDLDLYVATGGNEFNDPTALTDRLFRNDGKGTFVWDNTQPRSGDNNSCVAAADFDRDGDLDLFVGGRMISGEYGKNPEQLLLVNDRGNFRKATKELIPFSAEIGMVKDAVWADIDNDGYPDLVLVGDWMPITVLKNKAGKGFERLDSEVLAKTGGWWNSIRAVDLDHDGDLDFVMGNLGLNSRMVASVNEPARMYSNDFDRNGSYEQIITCFRPVGPDGERRECVMAQKPDLQKRIPSIKTKYIKHTDYARAGLEDIFSAQQREGMTVKMVQMAETSILINEGKGTFSIKALPLQAQTSPIYGILTGDYNGDGKTDILLTGNFYDVLTEIGRYDANYGLLLLGDGKTNFTATKPEQTGFFVRGQVRRMQSGRGTNGQQFIILAKNNDRAQVFSIANRRKP from the coding sequence ATGAATAAGAAAATAGGCCTGATGGTGCTTGGCATCTGGGGGCTATGGTCGTGCAGTAACGACCCTGATCCGCTATTTGACTCGTTACCCGCTACCGAAACGGGGGTTGACTTCGTGAATCGGAGCCTGGATAAGAAAGACTTCAATATTTTCAACTACCGCAACTTCTACAACGGGGGGGGCGTGGCCATTGGCGATGTGAACAACGACGGGTTGCCTGACCTGTTCCTGACATCAAATTTCGAAGCCAACAAGCTGTACCTGAACCGGACCCGGCCGGGTGAGGGCATAAAATTCGAGGACGTGACCGAGAAGGCGGGTATCCTCGGCAAAAAGTTCTGGTCGACGGGGGTCACCTTTGCCGATGTCAACGGCGATGGGCGACTCGACATCTACGTCTGCAACTCGGGGAGCCGCGACGGGCGGGGAAATCAGCTTTACATGAACCAGGGTGTTCGGAACGGCATACCCGTATTTGCCGAAAAAGCGGCCGCGTATGGGCTGGTCGATGGGGGCTTCTCTACCCACGCAGCCTTCTTCGACTATGACCGCGATGGCGACCTGGACATGTACCTGCTCAACAACAGTTTTACGCCAATGGACCGGCTGGGGTTCGCCAACATGCGCGATACCCGCGATAAACTCGGGGGCGACAAACTGTTCCGGAACGAAGGCCCCGATAAACCCTTTACCGATGTCAGCGCCGAAGCGGGTATCTACGGCAGCCTGATCGGGTTTGGGCTGGGCATAACCATCGGCGATGTCAACAACGACAACTGGCCGGATATTTACATCTCCAATGATTTTTACGAGCGCGACTACCTGTACATCAATCAGAAAAACGGTACGTTCAAAGAAGACATCGAGAACCAGATGGGCCATACCAGTCTGGCTTCCATGGGGGCCGATATTGCCGACGTCAACAACGACGGTAACCTCGATATTTTTGTGACGGATATGCTGCCCGACGACGACTATCGGCTTAAAACCACTACGTCGTTCGACAGCTACGAGACCAATCAGTTGAAAGAGTCACGGGATTTCTTTTTCCAGGATTCGCGCAATATGCTGCACCTCAACAACGGCAACGGTACATTTTCCGAGATCGGCCGGATGGCGGGAACCAGCGCTACCGACTGGAGCTGGGGGGCGCTGCTGTTTGATATGGACATGGACGGGCGGAAGGATGTTTTCGTGGCCAATGGCATCCTGAAAGATCTTACCGATCAGGATTACGTAGCTTTCCTGGCCGATAACCCCGACCTGCAATCGATGATTGAAGGGACCAAGAAATTCGACTACAAAGAGTACGTCAATAAAATGGGGTCCAGCCCGCTGCCCAACTATGCTTTCCGGAATACGGGTAACGGGATGCAGTATGAGAACAAAGCGGCCGAATGGGGGTTGGGCGAACCCAGCTTTTCCAACGGATCGGCCTACGGCGATCTGGACAATGACGGCGATCTGGACTTGGTCGTTAACAACAATAATGCGGCCGTGTCGATCTACAGGAACACCTCCGTCGATAAGCGGAAGAAGAATTTTCTGCGCGTGAAACTGAACGGCTCCGGCCGTAATCCCAATGCTATTGGTGCCAAGGTATATGTGTATCGGAAGGGCGCCGACGGCAAGCCTGAAACGCAGTATTTACAGCAGATGCCCAACCGGGGCTTCGAGTCGTCGGTCGATTTGACGATGGTGTTTGGCCTGGGCGACAGCCCCGCCATCGACTCACTGACGGTGATCTGGCCTACCGACAGCAAGCAGGTTATCCGGACGCCGAAAGCCAATACGACACTCACGCTGGTGGAGAAAAATGCCGATCAGACTGCTACGTTCACCGACGACGCTCCGTTGGCAAACCGGTTGTTTACCGATGTGACGGGTCCTATGCGGCTAAACTACGAGCATAAAGAAAACGATTTCGTCGATTACAACCGCGATGGTATGCTCAAGCAGATGCTCTCACGCGAAGGCCCGGCGCTGGCCGTGGGCGACGTCAACGGCGATGGTCTGGACGATGTATTTCTGGGCGGAGCCGCCAACATGCCCCGATCGCTGTACATCCAGCAGGCATCTGGTGTCTTTGTCGCCCAGAAGCAACCGTTCCTGCTCGATGCTCTCTATTCCGAAGACGTAGCTGCTACGTTCTTTGATGCCGACGGCGACAAAGATCTGGACCTGTACGTCGCAACGGGGGGGAATGAATTCAACGATCCGACAGCCCTGACTGATCGCCTGTTTCGCAACGATGGCAAGGGTACGTTCGTTTGGGACAACACCCAACCCCGTAGCGGAGATAATAACTCCTGCGTGGCGGCTGCCGACTTTGACCGCGACGGCGACCTGGACCTGTTTGTGGGGGGGCGGATGATCTCGGGCGAGTACGGTAAAAACCCCGAGCAACTCCTGCTGGTCAACGACCGGGGCAACTTCCGTAAGGCAACGAAAGAACTCATCCCGTTTTCTGCCGAGATTGGCATGGTCAAAGACGCCGTCTGGGCTGATATCGATAACGACGGCTATCCTGACCTGGTGCTGGTTGGCGACTGGATGCCCATTACGGTACTGAAGAACAAAGCGGGGAAAGGGTTTGAGCGCCTGGACTCCGAGGTGCTGGCCAAAACCGGCGGTTGGTGGAACTCGATTCGGGCGGTCGACCTTGACCACGACGGAGATCTGGATTTTGTGATGGGCAATCTCGGGCTGAACAGCCGGATGGTAGCGTCGGTGAATGAACCCGCCCGGATGTACAGCAATGATTTCGACCGCAACGGATCTTATGAGCAAATCATCACCTGTTTCCGACCCGTGGGGCCGGACGGTGAACGACGTGAATGTGTCATGGCGCAGAAGCCGGACCTGCAGAAGCGGATTCCATCCATTAAAACCAAATACATCAAGCATACCGATTACGCCCGGGCGGGTCTGGAAGACATCTTCTCGGCGCAGCAGCGGGAGGGTATGACGGTAAAAATGGTTCAGATGGCCGAAACCTCAATCCTGATCAACGAAGGAAAAGGTACGTTTTCTATAAAAGCGCTGCCGTTGCAGGCTCAGACATCGCCGATCTACGGTATCCTGACCGGCGATTACAACGGCGATGGTAAAACAGATATCCTGCTGACGGGTAATTTCTACGACGTACTAACCGAAATTGGTCGCTACGATGCCAATTACGGCCTGTTACTGCTCGGCGATGGCAAGACGAATTTCACGGCGACCAAACCGGAGCAGACGGGCTTCTTCGTCCGCGGCCAGGTCCGCCGGATGCAGTCGGGGCGGGGTACCAATGGTCAGCAGTTCATCATTCTGGCAAAAAACAACGACCGGGCGCAGGTATTTTCGATTGCTAACCGCAGGAAACCATGA